GACGCCACGTTGCCCGAGGTGACGGCAGACCGGCCGCACCCGTTCCACGACCTCGACGGGGTGCACGAGATATACCGGGACTGGCGACGGATCGCGGACGCGTACCCGGGGGAGCGGGCGTTGATCGGGGAGGTGTGGCTGCCCGACCGGCAGCGGTTCGCCGCCTACCTGCGGCCCGACGAACTGCACGCGGCCTTCAACTTCGACTTCCTCGGCTGCGCCTGGGACGCCGCCGCGCTGCGGGAGAGCATCGACGGCACGCTGCACGCCCACGCGCCGGTCGGCGCGCCGGCCACCTGGGTCCTCTCCAACCACGACGTCACCCGGCACGTCACCCGGTACGGCCGGGCGGACACCACGTTCAGCTTCGCCGCCAAACGCGAGGGCATCCCGACCGACCTGGAACTGGGCACCCGGCGGGCCCGCGCCGCCGCGCTGCTGTCCCTGTCGCTACCGGGTGCCGCCTACGTCTACCAGGGCGAGGAACTGGGTCTCTGGGAGGTCGAGGACATCCCGTACGAGCTGCGCCAGGACCCGATGTGGGAGCGGTCCGGGCGGATCGACCCGGGTCGGGACGGGTGCCGCGTACCCCTGCCGTGGTCGGGGGAGTCGCCGCCGTTCGGCTTCGGTCCGGACGGTGCGCAGGCCACGCCGTGGCTGCCGCAACCGGCCGACTGGAAGGACCGCACCGCCGACGCGCAGGCCGGTGACGACCGGTCGATGTTGGAGCTGTACCGGGCCGCCATCGCCGTCCGCCGCGCCGAACCGGCGCTCGGCGACGGGCCGATGGCCTGGCTGCCCGCCCCGGACGGGGTGCTGGCGTTCCGGCGGGACCCCGGTTTCGCCTGCGCGGTGAACCTCTCCACGGTGGCGGTACCGCTACCGCCGCACACCGGTCGGCTGCTCGCCAGCGGGCCGCTCGACGACGACCTGCTGCCGCCGGACACCGCCGTCTGGCTGCGGACCGCACCCGAATCCGCCTAGTTCCGCGCCCGGTGTCGGCGGCTCCGTCCCGCCGCCGGCACCGGGCGCGTCCGGAACCGACGAGGAGGTGACGGCAGCACCGGCACCATCACCACGGGGGACCTGGCCACCTGAGGAAAGGGAGAGCGCCGCTCATGGCCGACCACACCGTCTCGCACCACCCCCATCCACCCGGCCACCGGCTCCGCACCACGCTGGCCGCCCTCACCGGCACCGCCCTCGCCGCCGCCTCGATCTCGGTCGTCACCCTCGCCGGGACCGCGACCCCGGCACGCGCCGCCGGGCTCAGCCCGTTCGACATCGTCGGTCGGGGCGCCACCGTCGCGTTCGTCGAGCTCGAGGCCGAGTACGCCGCGCACACCGGCACCCGGATCGGCCCGGACCGCCGTTACGGCACCTTGCCGTCGGAGGCCAGCGGCCGGGAGGCGGTCACCCTCGACGCGGTCGGGGAGTACGTCGAGTTCACTCTCACCGCACCCGCGAACGCGGTGACGTTCCGCTACAGCCTCCCCGACAACGCCGCCGGCACCGGCCGGGACGCCACGATCGACCTGCGGGCCAACGGCAGCCTGGTCAAACCGGTGCCGGTGACCTCGAAGTACGGCTGGTACTACGGCGGTTACCCGTTCAACAACAACCCCGGTGACGTCAACCCGCACCACTTCTACGACGAGGCGCGGACGCTCTTCGGCACCACCTACCCGACCGGTACGAAGATCAGGCTCCAGGTCTCGTCGACCGCGCAGTCCCCGACGTTCACCATCGACCTGGCCGACTTCGAGCTGGTCGCCGCGCCGATCACCAAGCCGGCGAACGTGCTCGACGTGGTCACCGACTTCGGTGCCGACCCGACCGGCGCGACCGACTCCACCGCCCGCTTCCAGGCCGCCGTCGACGCCGGGAAGGCCCAGGGGCGTACGGTCTGGATCCCGCCGGGCACCTTCACGCTCTGGGACCACGTGGTGGTCGACGGGGTGACCCTGCGCGGGGCGGGGCCGTGGCACTCGGTGCTCGGCGGCCGACACCCCACCGACCGGAAGCGGGCCGCCGGCGTCTACGGCAAGTACGTCTCCGGCGGCGGATACCGGGGCGAGATCCGGCCGCACGAGGCGGGCGGGCCCAGCCGCAACGTGGAGCTGCGCGACTTCGCCATCATCGGTGACATCCGGGAACGCGTCGACGACGACCAGGTCAACGCCATCGGTGGGGCGATGTCGGACTCGGTGGTGGACAACCTGTGGCTCCAGCACACCAAGGTCGGCGCGTGGATGGACGGGCCGATGGACAACTTCACCCTCCGCAACAGCCGGATCCTGGACCAGACCGCCGACGGGGTGAACTTCCACTGGGGAGTCACCAACTCGACGGTCACCAACACGTTCGTCCGCAACACCGGTGACGACGCGCTGGCGATGTGGGCGGACACCGTGCCGAACGTGGGCAACTCCTTCACCCGCAACACCATCGGCGTGACCGTTCTCGCCAACCACCTGGTCACGTACGGCGGTCGGGACATCCGCATAACCGACAACGTCACCGCCGACTCGGTCACCAACGGTGGTGGCATCCACGTGGCGAACCGGTACACCGGAGTGCAGGGTGCGACCGCGGTGGCCGGCACGATCACCGTGGCGCGCAACACGCTGATCCGGAACGGCAACTCCGACTACAACTGGCGGTTCGGGGTCGGCGCGATCTGGTTCTCCGCGTTGAACGAGCCGCTCCAGGGCGCGTCGATCCAGGTCAGCGACACCGACATCCTGGACAGCTCGTATGCGGCGCTGCACTGGATCGAGGGCGTCAGCAGCGGCATCAGCTTCACCAACGTCCGCATCGACGGCACCGGCACGTACGCGCTCCAGGTGCAGGCGCCCAGCCAGGTCTCCTTCACCAACGTACGGGCCACCGGCATCGCCCAGCCCAACCCGATCCACAACTGTGTGGGCAGCGGCTTCCAGATCAGCCAGGGTGCCGGCAACTCCGGCTGGTACACCGCCAACCCGTACTGCGGTCCGTGGCCGGAACCGCAGTGGGGCGGCGGCCCGACGAGCCCGCCACCGACCACCCCACCGCCGACCACCCCACCGCCGACCACCCCACCTCCCACCACGCCGCCCCCGACCACGCCGCCGCCGGGCGGGAACCTGGCCCAGGGACGGCCGGTCGTCGCGTCCAGCCACAATCAGACCTACCAGGCGGGCAACGCGGTCGACGGCAACGCGGGCACGTACTGGGAGAGCGGCGGCACCGCGTTCCCGCAGACGCTCACCGTCGATCTCGGCGCGGCCCGTGCCGTCGACCGGGTCGTGCTCAGGCTGCCGGCCGGCTGGGAGCGGCGGACGCAGGCGCTGTCGGTGTCGGGCTCGATCGACGGCAGCTCGTGGACCACGCTCGCCGCCTCGGCGGGACGGGTCTTCGACCCGGCCACCGGCAACAACGTGTCGATCGGTCTGCCTTCCGGTGACCGCCGGTTCGTCCGGCTGAGCATCACCGGCAACACCGGCTGGCCGGCGGCGCAGATCGCCGAGTTCGAGGTGTACGGCGGCAGCACCCCGCCGCCGACCACCCCACCGCCCACCACCGCGCCACCGACCGGCAACCTGGCCCAGGGACGGCCGGTAGTGGCGACCAGCCACGTCGACGTGTACGCGGCGGGTAACGCGGTCGACGGCAACGCGGGCACGTACTGGGAGAGCGCCAACAACGCGTTCCCGCAGACGCTCACCGTCGACCTCGGCACCGCCCGTCCGGTGGGTCGGGTGGTGCTCAGGCTGCCACCGTCACCGGCCTGGCAGACGCGTACCCAGACGGTGTCGGTGCTCGGTTCCACCGACGGCACCACCTGGACCACGCTCGCCGCCTCGGCGGGCCGCACCTTCGACCCGGCCACCGGCAACAGCGTGTCGATCAGCCTCACCACCGGTGACCGCCGGTTCGTCCGGCTCAGCGTCACCGGCAACACCGGCTGGCCGGCGGCGCAGATCGCCGAGTTCGAGGTCCACGCCACCTGACCCGTGGGTGGGCCCCGCACGCCGAGGCGGGGCCCACCCACGCCGTAAGAGCGCCACCCGGTAACGCCTCTCCACATCCCCGGAAGAAGGTGTCGATCCCCCATGTCCAGACTCCGTACCCGGCTGTCCGCCGTGCTCGTCGCGGTCGGCCTCGTCCTCACCGCGGCCCCCGCACCGCCGGCCGCCGCAGCCGGTGGGCCCAACCTGGCCGCCGGCCGTCCGGCCACCGCCAGCAGCGTCAACGGCTCGTTCGTCGCGGCCAACGTCACCGACGGCAACGCCGGCACCTACTGGGAGAGCGGTGGTGCCCTCCCGCAGTGGGTGCAGGTCGACCTGGGCTCCGCCCACTCCGTCGACCAGGTCAAACTGAAACTGCCGGCCGGCTGGGAGTCCCGCACCCAGACGCTGTCGGTGCAGGGCAGCACCACCGGCAGCGCCTTCGCCACGATCGCCGGTTCGGCCGGCCGCACCTTCAGCCCGGCCGGTGGC
Above is a window of Verrucosispora sp. NA02020 DNA encoding:
- a CDS encoding glycoside hydrolase family 13 protein, which codes for MSPADSGPWWRGAVIYQVYPRSFADGNGDGIGDVAGIRSRLGYLATLGVDAIWFSPWYPSPMADAGYDVADYRDIDPVFGTLGEVEALIAEAHAVGIRTIVDVVPNHCSDAHPWFRAALAGGPDAPERELFWFRPGRGPDGDQRPTDWVGEFGGPTWTRTTDPDGRPGDWYLHLFAPEQPDFNWDHPQVRAEFEDVLRFWFDRGVDGIRIDSAGLLVKDATLPEVTADRPHPFHDLDGVHEIYRDWRRIADAYPGERALIGEVWLPDRQRFAAYLRPDELHAAFNFDFLGCAWDAAALRESIDGTLHAHAPVGAPATWVLSNHDVTRHVTRYGRADTTFSFAAKREGIPTDLELGTRRARAAALLSLSLPGAAYVYQGEELGLWEVEDIPYELRQDPMWERSGRIDPGRDGCRVPLPWSGESPPFGFGPDGAQATPWLPQPADWKDRTADAQAGDDRSMLELYRAAIAVRRAEPALGDGPMAWLPAPDGVLAFRRDPGFACAVNLSTVAVPLPPHTGRLLASGPLDDDLLPPDTAVWLRTAPESA
- a CDS encoding discoidin domain-containing protein yields the protein MADHTVSHHPHPPGHRLRTTLAALTGTALAAASISVVTLAGTATPARAAGLSPFDIVGRGATVAFVELEAEYAAHTGTRIGPDRRYGTLPSEASGREAVTLDAVGEYVEFTLTAPANAVTFRYSLPDNAAGTGRDATIDLRANGSLVKPVPVTSKYGWYYGGYPFNNNPGDVNPHHFYDEARTLFGTTYPTGTKIRLQVSSTAQSPTFTIDLADFELVAAPITKPANVLDVVTDFGADPTGATDSTARFQAAVDAGKAQGRTVWIPPGTFTLWDHVVVDGVTLRGAGPWHSVLGGRHPTDRKRAAGVYGKYVSGGGYRGEIRPHEAGGPSRNVELRDFAIIGDIRERVDDDQVNAIGGAMSDSVVDNLWLQHTKVGAWMDGPMDNFTLRNSRILDQTADGVNFHWGVTNSTVTNTFVRNTGDDALAMWADTVPNVGNSFTRNTIGVTVLANHLVTYGGRDIRITDNVTADSVTNGGGIHVANRYTGVQGATAVAGTITVARNTLIRNGNSDYNWRFGVGAIWFSALNEPLQGASIQVSDTDILDSSYAALHWIEGVSSGISFTNVRIDGTGTYALQVQAPSQVSFTNVRATGIAQPNPIHNCVGSGFQISQGAGNSGWYTANPYCGPWPEPQWGGGPTSPPPTTPPPTTPPPTTPPPTTPPPTTPPPGGNLAQGRPVVASSHNQTYQAGNAVDGNAGTYWESGGTAFPQTLTVDLGAARAVDRVVLRLPAGWERRTQALSVSGSIDGSSWTTLAASAGRVFDPATGNNVSIGLPSGDRRFVRLSITGNTGWPAAQIAEFEVYGGSTPPPTTPPPTTAPPTGNLAQGRPVVATSHVDVYAAGNAVDGNAGTYWESANNAFPQTLTVDLGTARPVGRVVLRLPPSPAWQTRTQTVSVLGSTDGTTWTTLAASAGRTFDPATGNSVSISLTTGDRRFVRLSVTGNTGWPAAQIAEFEVHAT